The genomic stretch GATTTGCCGCCGAAACCGGCGATGCCGAGTCCAGCGTGCTCGAATATGGGGCCAGCAAATTGGCACGTAAGGGCTGCGAAATGCTGGTTGTTAACGAGGTGGGGGAGAACCTCACGTTCGGGACCACGCAGAACTCCGTGACGATCCTCTTCGCCGATGGTGCCCGGCCCGTGGTGGCTGCCGGTTCCAAGGACGAGGTTGCCGTGGTGGTTCTCACCGCGGTGGCCCAGGTTCTGGCCACGGGTACAACCAAGCGCTAAAGACTCGAGCACTATCGACAGCTCCATCGATGGGCGTCGTGGTGAAAAGATCCGGGCAGCGAGGCAAATCGCTGCCCGGATTTTCGTCATCTGGTCGAATGTTGCGACATCAAACGCCACATTCGGGGCATTGAGGTGACTGTGTTCACTTCCACAGGTCGCACCAATTCCTGGGATCTGCCTCCCGGCGCACTTACCGGTAGAGTGGCACAGTGACTTTAGAATCCCCGCAGCTACGCCTCTTCACCTCCGAATCGGTTACGGAGGGCCACCCGGATAAAATCTGTGACCAGATCTCCGACGCCATCCTTGACGCCATGTTGGCGCAGGACCCGAACTCCCGGGTTGCCGTGGAGACTCTCACCACCACTGGTCTGGTACACGTTGCCGGAGAAGTGACCACCGACGGGTACGTGGAAATTCCGGAGATCGTGCGCCGCACCATCCTGGACATTGGTTATGACTCCTCGGCCAACGGCTTTGACGGAGCGCGCTGCGGCGTCTCGGTATCCATCGGGCAGCAGTCCCAGGAAATTTCCGATGGCGTCTTCAACTCCCTGGAGGTCCGTGAGGGCACTGCCGTTGACCCGCGTGACGCGCAGGGTGCCGGCGACCAAGGCCTGATGTTCGGCTACGCCTCGGATGAGACCGCCACGTTGATGCCTACCCCCATCCACCTGGCCCACCGCCTCTCCGAGCGGATGACTCAAGTCCGCAAGGACGGCACGCTCTCGCTGCTGCGCCCGGACGGCAAGACCCAGGTGACCGTCGGCTATGACGGGGATACCCCGGTATCGGTTGAAACCATCGTGGTCTCCTCACAGCACGCCGCCGAGTACTCGCTCGAAGATCTCAAGGCGGGCCTGCTCGAAGAGGTCGTGAAGCCGGTTCTCGCCGGCACGGAACTTGATACCACCAATACCCGCATCATCCTGAACCCCTCGGGCCCCTTCATCATCGGTGGCCCGGTCGGCGATGCCGGTCTGACCGGACGCAAGATCATTGTTGATACCTACGGTGGTTTTGCCCGTCACGGTGGTGGAGCGTTCTCCGGTAAGGATCCCTCGAAGGTTGACCGTTCGGCCGCCTACGCCATGCGCTGGGTCGCCAAGAACGTGGTGGCTGCCGGTTTGGCCCGCCGCGTTGAGGTCCAGATCGCCTACGCCATCGGCGTGGCACGTCCGGTGGGCCTCTACGTGGAGACCTTTGGCACCGAAACCGTTGATCCGGTGCGGATCACCGCTGCCATCAACGAGGTCTTTGACCTGCGCCCGCTGGGTATCATCGAAGACCTAGACCTGAAGCGTCCGATCTACCAGAAGACCGCGGCGCACGGCCACTTTGGACGCGAAGATCCCGATTTCACTTGGGAAAACCTTGACCGTGTTGACGCACTGAAGGCCTTCTTCGGCGCATAGTCACGTGGTTTGACCGCCCCACTAGGGTTGGTCAAACCGGGGGATCGGGAGTCGTGCCGCAAGGGCGTGCGGCGCCCGATTTCTTGCTTAAAAATGGGCACCTCAAACGCATGGGAGCTGATGATCATGTCGGAGTCACTTCAGCCATCGTTGCTGGCTGGCTTTGACCTGTCCGCGCCGCTGCCCGGGATCCCGCATATGGCCGAGGAGCTGCCCATCGCCCGGGTCATCATCGATTCACCGGTCCCGCATCTTGACCGCCCGTTTGATTACCTGGTGCCGGTTGAACTTGATGCCACGGCGCAGCCCGGGGTCAGGGTTAAGGTTCGTTTTGGCTCTCAAGAGCTGGCCGGTTTTATTGCCGAACGTCTGGAACATTCCGAACCCGGAATCAAGCTCCAGCCGTTGCGCGCCGTCATTTCCCCCGAGGTGGTGCTGAGCGGCGAGGTATTGGCGGTGGCTCGGGGGTGGCAGAACGTTATGCCGGAGGCGTGTGGGACGTATTGCGTGCGGCTGTTCCGGCCCGCATGGCACGGGTAGAAACGCAGAAGAGCCAGGAATCAAAGCGCACTGAGGTAGCCCCAAAAGCGGAGGCCGACGAAGCTGCCGTTTCGACGTGGTCCACCACTGGCAGCTTGTTGGGTGAATACGACGGAGGAGCGGATTTTGCCGAAGCCCTCCGTGCCGGAAGCGGACCCCGGGCGGTGGTATCGGCGGTGCCGAACCGCCCGGGGGACTGGCCGGCGCTGCTGCTCGAGGCGGCCGAGCTCAGCCTCAGTGCCGGTCGCGGCGCACTGATCGTTGTCCCCGACGCTCGGGACCTCAACCGGCTGTGCAGCTACGTGGATGGCGCCATCGGGCCTAACTCCTATGCGAGGCTCAGTGCCGAGGATGGGGCGACCCCGCGTTATAAAAACTTCCTACGCATCACTCGTGGTGAGACACAATTGGTGATTGGCACCCGCAATGCCGCCTTCGCCCCGGTGCACAATCTGGGCCTGGCCATCATCTGGGACGATGCGGATCATTCGCACGCCGAACCCCGCGCCCCGTATCACCATGCCCGTGAGGTGTTATTGCTGCGCTGCGGAATTGAAAACGCCGGATTATTGGTGGCGGCCCCCGGACGTAGTGCCGAGGCCCAACGACTCATCCGCAGCGGCTGGGCCCAAGAACTTGGGGCCAACCGTTCGCTGCTGCGCGCCAATGCCCCGCGCGTGATTGCCGCATCCGACGAATTTGAATCCGAACGCGATCCGGTGCTGCATGCCGC from Paeniglutamicibacter sp. Y32M11 encodes the following:
- the metK gene encoding methionine adenosyltransferase — protein: MTLESPQLRLFTSESVTEGHPDKICDQISDAILDAMLAQDPNSRVAVETLTTTGLVHVAGEVTTDGYVEIPEIVRRTILDIGYDSSANGFDGARCGVSVSIGQQSQEISDGVFNSLEVREGTAVDPRDAQGAGDQGLMFGYASDETATLMPTPIHLAHRLSERMTQVRKDGTLSLLRPDGKTQVTVGYDGDTPVSVETIVVSSQHAAEYSLEDLKAGLLEEVVKPVLAGTELDTTNTRIILNPSGPFIIGGPVGDAGLTGRKIIVDTYGGFARHGGGAFSGKDPSKVDRSAAYAMRWVAKNVVAAGLARRVEVQIAYAIGVARPVGLYVETFGTETVDPVRITAAINEVFDLRPLGIIEDLDLKRPIYQKTAAHGHFGREDPDFTWENLDRVDALKAFFGA